Proteins encoded within one genomic window of Besnoitia besnoiti strain Bb-Ger1 chromosome II, whole genome shotgun sequence:
- a CDS encoding hypothetical protein (encoded by transcript BESB_034340) — MNVFRVCVRRPVAPRCLYAGDQEATEENRESESLASTRTSTSAGKDKKSRGASEAGIPCLQAPADPSPSARPLLSFELYDTACHNAICRASECLGDSGNKLPPRYFGWVIDGAAYLLVGGLLAVVLAAQATVVERRIDMHIKTLALTSAMYGGIAFWGFEAGRFGPRQSPPAGARRYLLGLCCVGLSALPPILCEVFSPSVGYASLAIPILFHAITTPYLKRPPSSAFAALRRSAAKLKTASTVTRSPVAAEAASQPPSASCTRSASCLKSMPAPPSSPCAGPLSRAASVSVFEPPSVDLAEASSEPPNGGGFLPQWWGSTLSHKCLLGFSLFSAVLGIYSVRKIEGTAEASILRDASESQQPSSRAPAFWAFWRAAEQGRDERDDERRHTEDQLILRRARERLNQLGSNEKPGEKYWGNK; from the exons ATGAATGTTTTCCGAGTGTGTGTGAGGAGGCCCGTGGCTCCCCG GTGCCTGTACGCCGGCGACcaggaggcgacagaggaaaACCGCGAAAGCGAGAGCCTGGCCTCGACTCGCACCTCGACCTCAGCGGGGAAAGACAAAAAGTCGCGGGGAGCTAGCGAAGCAGGCATCCCCTGTTTACAGGCCCCAGCGGAcccgtctccctccgcccgGCCTCTGCTCTCCTTCGAGCTCTACGACACGGCCTGCCACAACGCCATCTGCCGAGCTTCCGAATGTCTCGGAGACAGTGGAAACAAACTGCCGCCCAG GTACTTTGGGTGGGTTATCGATGGCGCCGCGTACCTGCTGGTCGGCGGTCTGCTGGCTGTGGtcctggcggcgcaggcgacagtCGTTGAGCGCCGCATCGACATGCACATCAAAACGCTTGCACTCACCTCAGCCATGTACGGAGGCATTGCCTTCTGGGGCTTCGAAGCTGGACGCTTCGGTCCCCGCCAGTcgccccccgccggcgctcggcg GTACCTTCTTGGGCTCTGCTGCGTAGGCCTGTCTGCTCTGCCACCTATACTCTGCGAGGTCTTTTCACCTAGCGTGGGTTATGCCTCCTTGGCGATTCCTATTCTCTTCCATGCCATCACGACTCCTTATTTGAAACgtccgccgtcttccgccttcgctgccctgaggcgaagcgcggcaAAGTTGAAGACTGCAAGCACCGTGACGCGGTCTCCCGTCGCCGCTGAAGCGGCCTCACAGCCTCCGTCTGCTTCCTGTACACGTTCCGCGTCTTGCCTCAAGTCgatgcctgcgcctccgtcctctccctgcgccgGCCCCCTCTCTCGTGCGGCGAGTGTGTCGGTCTTCGAGCCTCCATCTGTGGACCTGGCGGAAGCATCTAGCGAACCGCCCAACGGCGGGGGCTTTTTGCCGCAGTGGTGGGGCTCCACGCTGAGTCACAAGTGCCTTCTGGGCTTCAGTCTTTTTTCGGCTGTGCTGGGCATTTACTCAGTTCGGAAAATCGAAGGCACTGCCGAAGCTTCAATTCTCCGGGACGCCTCTGAGAGCCAGCAGCCCTCTTCGCGGGCCCCGGCCTTCTGGGCCTTCTGGCGGGCCGCGGAGCAAggccgcgacgagcgcgatGATGAAAGAAGACACACAGAAGACCAGCTCATtctgcggcgagcccgcgagcGATTGAACCAGCTCGGCAGCAACGAGAAGCCTGGAGAAAAATATTGGGGAAACAAATAG